Proteins co-encoded in one Sulfurimonas sp. HSL1-2 genomic window:
- a CDS encoding P-II family nitrogen regulator, with product MYQLTAIFNRSCLSDVLLELKEHAIEGVTISEVIGKGGLAFDDAGPVELDENIRLDIVVSNELFKEAAKEAIRCNTRDLGKGSGKMWVTPVLEVERIRTGEINEAALRHSDNDERALHFDSYYTAIDTPAS from the coding sequence ATGTACCAACTGACTGCCATCTTCAACCGCAGTTGCCTCAGTGATGTGTTACTGGAGCTCAAAGAGCACGCTATCGAAGGCGTCACCATCAGCGAGGTCATCGGTAAAGGCGGGTTGGCGTTTGACGACGCGGGCCCCGTCGAACTCGATGAGAACATCCGCCTCGACATCGTCGTCTCGAACGAACTCTTCAAAGAGGCGGCCAAAGAGGCGATCCGTTGCAATACCCGCGATCTCGGCAAGGGAAGCGGCAAAATGTGGGTGACGCCGGTCCTGGAAGTCGAACGGATCCGCACCGGCGAAATCAACGAAGCGGCGCTGCGCCACAGCGACAACGACGAGCGCGCGCTGCACTTTGACAGCTACTACACCGCCATCGACACCCCGGCGAGCTGA